The window CTCATCCACAACCGATTCGGAAAAGGCTTATCACACATTCCTGGGCCATTACTCGCATCCTTCAGTGATATTTGGCTATTGGTTCATTATGTTCGGCGGCAAGGTCTCAAAGAACGCGACCTACACCTCAAATATAATTCCTCGCTAGTCCGTGTGGGCCCTAACACAGTCTCCGTGTCCGACCCCGAGGCGCTTAGGACAATATATGGATGGAAGCCAGTTTTGCAAAAGGTAATCCTTTTTCAGATATTGCGCAATAAATGAGGCTGACTTTTCGATTTCGCAGAGTCGACTCTACATCTCCCAATACGTCACGGCAAACGATGGATCGATTCTAGATAATGTATCATCCACTCGGGACGAAAAGAAGCATAGTGCATTGAGACGAGCTGTTGCCAATGCTTATGCCCTCGGGACTTTGATTGAGTTTGAGCCACTGGTGGATTCAACTTCTTTGTGCTTCTTCCAACAGATGGAGCAGCGATTTGCTGTAACTGGGATTGAATGCCCACTCTCACAGTGGGTGCAGATGTACGCCTTCGATATCATGTAAGTGTTTTATCCCTAAAGGAACTCTATAAGATTCTAAAGACACATCATGCTGACTCTGGTACAGTGGCGAACTCACTTTCAGTAAACGGTTTGGTTTTCTCGAACAGGGAAAAGATCTTGAGAATATGATGCACCATACTGGGAAGGCCATGGACTATATTGGCATAGTAAGTTTATAACTTTTTGTCTAGGTCTTTTATTTAGACTCTGTTGTTGACTGCAATTTCCGTTCAGATGGGACAATTGCCAACCCTCGATGAATATGTGAGACTTAAGGGATTTGGGCATATCCTTCGAAAGATCCGCCCAACAGGACCATTGATGAGATTCACGGCAAGACAAATCAGTAACTATGCATCGAGAAATGATGATTCTCGCCCCGACTTCCTCACAAGATTTGTCAAGGCTCGTGAGAAATATCCAGAGCTCATGACCGATCAACGGTTAGCAACATATACGAATACCAATATCAGCGCAGGCTCCGATACTACGGCAATCGCCCTTAGAGAAATTCTCTATAGGACTTTGACACACCCGCAATGCTTGGAAAAGGTGTTGGGTGAAATTCGCTCAATCCTCCAAGCGCGAAAAGCCTCAACTAACAGCGAGAAAAACATGGATAAGCCAATAACTTGGATTGAGAGCCAAGAAATGCACTATTTTCAAGCAGTGGTCAAAGAGTCTCTCCGAATACATCCTGGCTTAGGGCAAATTATCCCTCGTGATGTCCCCAAGGGTGGTCTTACCATCTGTGGCCAGTACCTTCCTGAGGGGACGGTAGTTGGTTGCAACGCCTGGACAGTTCATAGAGATCGCAATTTGTATGGAAGCAATGTGGACGAATTTGTTCCTGAGAGGTGGTTGGAATCCGAGGAGGAGCATATCCGGAAGATGGAGAACGCTAATTTCGCTTTCGGAGCGGGGCCACGGGTTTGTCTGGGGAAGAACATCGCCTTGC of the Penicillium psychrofluorescens genome assembly, chromosome: 1 genome contains:
- a CDS encoding uncharacterized protein (ID:PFLUO_001690-T1.cds;~source:funannotate); the protein is MEQRFAVTGIECPLSQWVQMYAFDIIGELTFSKRFGFLEQGKDLENMMHHTGKAMDYIGIMGQLPTLDEYVRLKGFGHILRKIRPTGPLMRFTARQISNYASRNDDSRPDFLTRFVKAREKYPELMTDQRLATYTNTNISAGSDTTAIALREILYRTLTHPQCLEKVLGEIRSILQARKASTNSEKNMDKPITWIESQEMHYFQAVVKESLRIHPGLGQIIPRDVPKGGLTICGQYLPEGTVVGCNAWTVHRDRNLYGSNVDEFVPERWLESEEEHIRKMENANFAFGAGPRVCLGKNIALLEICKFVPEFFRRFDIKLVDPKRYKLLPGWLVLQQGLDAKLTLRDPTLLMKDVE